One Theropithecus gelada isolate Dixy chromosome 18, Tgel_1.0, whole genome shotgun sequence DNA segment encodes these proteins:
- the SYT4 gene encoding synaptotagmin-4 isoform X2, which produces MAPITTSREEFVSLFAWICCQRKSSKSNKTPPYKFVHVLKGVDIYPENLNSKKKFGADDKNEVKNKLTVPKNSLHLDLEKRDLNGNFPKTNLKPGSPSDLENATPKLFLEGEKEAVSPDSLKSSTSLSSEEKQEKLGTLFFSLEYNFEKKAFVVNIKEARGLPAMDEQSMTSDPYIKMTILPEKKHKVKTRVLRKTLDPAFDETFTFYGIPYTQIQELALHFTILSFDRFSRDDVIGEVLIPLSGIELSEGKMLMNREIIKRNVRKSSGRGELLISLCYQSTTNTLTVVVLKARHLPKSDVSGLSDPYVKVNLYHAKKRISKKKTHVKKCTPNAVFNELFVFDIPCEGLEDISVEFLVLDSERGSRNEVIGQLVLGAAAEGTGGEHWKEICDYPRRQIAKWHVLCDG; this is translated from the exons ATGGCTCCGATCACCACCAGCCGGGAAGAATTTG TCTCTCTCTTTGCATGGATCTGCTGTCAGAGAAAATCATCCAAGTCTAACAAGACTCCTCCATACAAGTTTGTGCATGTGCTTAAGGGAGTTGATATTTACCCTGAAAACCTAAATAGCAAAAAGAAGTTTGGAGCAGATGACAAAAATGAAGTAAAGAATAAGCTAACTGTGCCAAAGAATTCATTGCATCTGGATCTTGAAAAGAGAGATCTCAATGGCAATTTTCCCAAAACCAACCTCAAACCTGGCAGCCCTTCTGATCTGGAGAATGCAACCCCGAAGCTCTttttagaaggagaaaaagaggcagTTTCCCCTGATAGTTTAAAGTCCAGCACTTCCCTTTCCTCAGAAGAGAAACAAGAGAAGCTGGGAACTCTCTTCTTCTCCTTAGAATACAACTTTGAGAAAAAAGCATTTGTGGTCAATATCAAGGAAGCCCGTGGCTTGCCAGCCATGGACGAGCAGTCGATGACCTCTGACCCATATATCAAAATGACGATCCTCCCAGAGAAGAAGCATAAAGTGAAAACTAGAGTGCTGAGAAAAACCTTGGATCCAGCTTTTGATGAGACCTTTACATTCTATGGGATCCCCTACACCCAAATCCAAGAATTGGCCTTGCACTTCACAATTTTGAGTTTTGACAGGTTTTCAAGAGATGATGTCATTGGGGAAGTTCTAATTCCTCTCTCGGGAATTGAATTatctgaaggaaaaatgttaatgaACAGAGAGATCATCAAGAGAAATGTTAGG aaGTCTTCAGGACGGGGTGAGTTACTGATTTCCCTCTGCTATCAGTCCACCACAAATACTCTAACTGTGGTTGTCTTAAAAGCTAGACATCTGCCTAAATCTGATGTGTCCGGACTTTCAG ATCCCTATGTCAAAGTGAACCTGTACCATGCCAAAAAGAGAATCTCCAAGAAGAAGACTCATGTGAAGAAATGCACCCCAAATGCAGTGTTCAATGAGCTGTTTGTCTTTGATATTCCTTGTGAGGGCCTTGAAGATATAAGTGTTGAATTTTTGGTTTTGGATTCTGAAAGGGGGTCCCGAAATGAGGTAATCGGGCAGTTAGTCTTGGGTGCAGCAGCAGAAGGAACTGGTGGAGAGCACTGGAAAGAGATCTGTGACTACCCCAGGAGACAAATTGCCAAGTGGCACGTGCTCTGTGATGGTTAG
- the SYT4 gene encoding synaptotagmin-4 isoform X1, producing the protein MAPITTSREEFDEIPTVVGIFSAFGLVFTVSLFAWICCQRKSSKSNKTPPYKFVHVLKGVDIYPENLNSKKKFGADDKNEVKNKLTVPKNSLHLDLEKRDLNGNFPKTNLKPGSPSDLENATPKLFLEGEKEAVSPDSLKSSTSLSSEEKQEKLGTLFFSLEYNFEKKAFVVNIKEARGLPAMDEQSMTSDPYIKMTILPEKKHKVKTRVLRKTLDPAFDETFTFYGIPYTQIQELALHFTILSFDRFSRDDVIGEVLIPLSGIELSEGKMLMNREIIKRNVRKSSGRGELLISLCYQSTTNTLTVVVLKARHLPKSDVSGLSDPYVKVNLYHAKKRISKKKTHVKKCTPNAVFNELFVFDIPCEGLEDISVEFLVLDSERGSRNEVIGQLVLGAAAEGTGGEHWKEICDYPRRQIAKWHVLCDG; encoded by the exons ATGGCTCCGATCACCACCAGCCGGGAAGAATTTG ATGAAATCCCCACAGTGGTGGGGATCTTCAGTGCATTTGGCCTGGTCTTCACAGTCTCTCTCTTTGCATGGATCTGCTGTCAGAGAAAATCATCCAAGTCTAACAAGACTCCTCCATACAAGTTTGTGCATGTGCTTAAGGGAGTTGATATTTACCCTGAAAACCTAAATAGCAAAAAGAAGTTTGGAGCAGATGACAAAAATGAAGTAAAGAATAAGCTAACTGTGCCAAAGAATTCATTGCATCTGGATCTTGAAAAGAGAGATCTCAATGGCAATTTTCCCAAAACCAACCTCAAACCTGGCAGCCCTTCTGATCTGGAGAATGCAACCCCGAAGCTCTttttagaaggagaaaaagaggcagTTTCCCCTGATAGTTTAAAGTCCAGCACTTCCCTTTCCTCAGAAGAGAAACAAGAGAAGCTGGGAACTCTCTTCTTCTCCTTAGAATACAACTTTGAGAAAAAAGCATTTGTGGTCAATATCAAGGAAGCCCGTGGCTTGCCAGCCATGGACGAGCAGTCGATGACCTCTGACCCATATATCAAAATGACGATCCTCCCAGAGAAGAAGCATAAAGTGAAAACTAGAGTGCTGAGAAAAACCTTGGATCCAGCTTTTGATGAGACCTTTACATTCTATGGGATCCCCTACACCCAAATCCAAGAATTGGCCTTGCACTTCACAATTTTGAGTTTTGACAGGTTTTCAAGAGATGATGTCATTGGGGAAGTTCTAATTCCTCTCTCGGGAATTGAATTatctgaaggaaaaatgttaatgaACAGAGAGATCATCAAGAGAAATGTTAGG aaGTCTTCAGGACGGGGTGAGTTACTGATTTCCCTCTGCTATCAGTCCACCACAAATACTCTAACTGTGGTTGTCTTAAAAGCTAGACATCTGCCTAAATCTGATGTGTCCGGACTTTCAG ATCCCTATGTCAAAGTGAACCTGTACCATGCCAAAAAGAGAATCTCCAAGAAGAAGACTCATGTGAAGAAATGCACCCCAAATGCAGTGTTCAATGAGCTGTTTGTCTTTGATATTCCTTGTGAGGGCCTTGAAGATATAAGTGTTGAATTTTTGGTTTTGGATTCTGAAAGGGGGTCCCGAAATGAGGTAATCGGGCAGTTAGTCTTGGGTGCAGCAGCAGAAGGAACTGGTGGAGAGCACTGGAAAGAGATCTGTGACTACCCCAGGAGACAAATTGCCAAGTGGCACGTGCTCTGTGATGGTTAG